One segment of Anatilimnocola aggregata DNA contains the following:
- a CDS encoding sigma-54-dependent transcriptional regulator: MPTLLVVDDEPSILHFFRRAFPADEVNLITASSAAEGLAQVQAANPDVTILDVDLAGQSGLELFRQIKELDSRVPVIFITGHGTTATAIEAMQLGAYEYLLKPLELDQLLDLVDRAFEISRLMKIPPVIAEGPEHTDAPDALVGRCPAMQTVYKAIGRVASQDVTVLILGESGTGKELVARAIYHYSRRAKGPFLAINCAAIPDALLESELFGHEKGAFTGADRRRIGKFEQCNGGTLFLDEIGDMSPLTQTKILRVLQGQEFERVGGNEVIRSNVRVVAATNRDLEKMVAEGTFRGDLFYRLNVFTIRLPALRERGDDVPLLAQHFMYRFAKELNTNVQSVAEETMKLLTQYPWPGNVREFQSVIKQALLQATGPVLLPEFLPSAVRNRPDASDQSASSKMDLTALSTFIQQRLSAESTSLYAEFQAITDCHLLKLVLEHAGGNLSKAARILGITRATLRSKLQSLGLSGDQTRASTEGL, translated from the coding sequence GTGCCAACTCTGCTTGTTGTTGACGACGAACCGTCGATCTTGCATTTCTTTCGACGTGCCTTTCCGGCCGACGAGGTGAACTTGATCACAGCATCGTCTGCCGCCGAAGGACTTGCCCAAGTTCAAGCCGCCAATCCGGATGTGACCATCCTCGATGTCGATTTGGCCGGACAGTCAGGCCTGGAGTTGTTTCGCCAGATTAAGGAGCTCGATTCACGCGTCCCGGTCATCTTCATCACGGGGCATGGGACGACAGCCACTGCCATCGAGGCGATGCAACTCGGAGCCTATGAATACTTGCTCAAGCCGTTGGAGCTCGATCAACTGCTGGACTTGGTCGACCGAGCGTTTGAAATCAGCCGGTTGATGAAGATTCCGCCGGTGATTGCCGAGGGGCCCGAACACACTGATGCACCAGACGCATTGGTGGGACGATGCCCCGCCATGCAAACGGTTTACAAAGCCATTGGACGCGTTGCCTCGCAAGATGTCACGGTGCTCATTTTGGGTGAAAGCGGCACCGGGAAGGAACTGGTTGCTCGGGCGATCTACCATTACAGCAGACGTGCGAAGGGGCCGTTCCTGGCGATCAATTGCGCGGCGATTCCCGACGCCCTGCTGGAAAGCGAGTTGTTCGGGCATGAAAAAGGAGCATTTACCGGGGCAGATCGGCGGCGAATCGGCAAGTTCGAGCAATGCAACGGCGGTACGCTGTTTCTGGATGAAATTGGCGATATGTCTCCGCTGACGCAAACCAAGATCTTGCGGGTTCTCCAAGGGCAGGAGTTCGAACGTGTCGGCGGGAACGAGGTTATCCGATCCAATGTTCGTGTTGTCGCGGCGACGAATCGCGATCTGGAAAAGATGGTTGCGGAAGGAACCTTTCGCGGCGATCTCTTTTATCGGCTGAACGTCTTCACGATTCGGCTACCAGCGCTCCGGGAACGCGGAGACGATGTGCCCCTGCTCGCACAGCATTTTATGTATCGCTTCGCGAAGGAATTAAATACGAATGTGCAAAGTGTCGCAGAAGAGACCATGAAGTTGTTGACGCAGTATCCGTGGCCGGGCAACGTCCGCGAATTCCAGAGCGTGATCAAACAGGCACTACTCCAGGCAACTGGTCCTGTTTTGTTACCAGAGTTTCTTCCCAGTGCAGTGCGCAACCGGCCGGACGCTTCGGACCAGTCAGCTTCCTCGAAGATGGACTTGACCGCCTTGTCCACGTTCATCCAGCAGCGGTTAAGCGCCGAGTCCACATCTCTGTATGCCGAATTCCAAGCGATTACGGATTGTCACCTGCTGAAGCTCGTACTCGAACACGCCGGTGGAAACCTCTCGAAAGCTGCCAGGATATTGGGGATCACGCGGGCAACATTGCGATCAAAGCTGCAATCACTCGGGCTGTCAGGTGATCAAACTCGCGCATCAACGGAAGGCCTCTGA
- a CDS encoding DUF4914 family protein codes for MSLKHLPQITLSHSALSVLEAADQENRLTLVGSVEELVALAVPKEKCDSQEYYTVGYDVPGTGFVAEARVCRVRNGIAANYPEPYMRRRDSDCMVIGDKGPTDKPTYSERFGKEFAPLRQETLDWLKTQPIACFFFESGLPGRAMNAVAICPANAGFFALGLAMLQGIVPLERIRQLGADYHHHAVLYTAPVFRHTHFNGKQIVVHNRRFEEAGLHELFSYNLYPGPSAKKGVYGMLLTAGERGEIPWTTAHCSTVLATTPDKHVTVIMHEGASGSGKSEMLEAVHRDPDGRLRLGTNLVNNETQYVTLPQGCDLRPVTDDMALCHPDLQKQDGTDRKLSLVDAEQGWFVRVNHIQNYGTDPALESLTVHPPGPLLFLNMEAKPGATTLIWEHIEDKPGVRCPNPRLVVSRDYIPGVVKEAVTVDIRSFGIRCPPCTREKPTYGIVGMFHVLPPALAWLWRLVAPRGHGNPSIVSQEGMQSEGVGSYWPFATGRRVDQANILLHQIVDTSSTLFALIPNQHIGSWKVGFAPQWIARECLARARAKRTTIPKDNLIASRCPLLGHHPRSLELEGQMMAPQFFDVSVQPEVGVEAYDIGAQQLTQFFHEQLAQFRNPELDPLGHQMITACLDGASIEQYEALTKPA; via the coding sequence CCGGCACTGGCTTTGTTGCCGAGGCGCGGGTTTGCCGCGTGCGTAATGGCATCGCTGCCAATTATCCGGAGCCATACATGCGCCGGCGAGATTCCGATTGCATGGTGATTGGCGACAAAGGTCCAACCGACAAGCCGACGTATAGCGAGCGTTTTGGAAAAGAATTTGCGCCCCTGCGACAAGAGACACTGGACTGGTTGAAGACGCAGCCTATCGCTTGCTTTTTCTTCGAGTCGGGTCTGCCCGGTCGGGCCATGAACGCAGTTGCGATCTGTCCAGCCAACGCAGGCTTCTTCGCTCTCGGGTTGGCCATGCTGCAAGGGATCGTCCCCTTGGAACGGATTCGGCAATTGGGCGCCGACTACCACCACCATGCCGTCCTTTATACCGCACCAGTCTTTCGTCATACGCATTTCAATGGCAAGCAAATCGTCGTACACAATCGACGCTTCGAGGAAGCCGGTTTGCACGAGTTGTTCAGTTACAACCTCTATCCAGGGCCTTCCGCCAAAAAGGGTGTTTATGGCATGCTGTTGACCGCAGGTGAACGAGGAGAAATCCCGTGGACCACGGCGCACTGCTCGACCGTTCTCGCGACAACGCCCGACAAGCATGTCACCGTAATCATGCACGAGGGGGCATCAGGCAGCGGCAAGAGCGAGATGTTGGAAGCCGTGCATCGCGACCCTGATGGCCGGCTGCGATTGGGAACCAATCTCGTCAACAACGAAACCCAATATGTCACTCTTCCGCAAGGGTGTGATTTGCGACCCGTAACCGACGACATGGCGCTTTGTCATCCCGATTTGCAGAAGCAGGATGGCACCGATCGCAAGTTGTCTTTGGTCGATGCGGAACAGGGATGGTTTGTTCGCGTCAACCACATCCAAAACTACGGCACCGATCCGGCGCTAGAGAGCTTAACCGTTCATCCGCCAGGACCGCTGCTGTTCTTGAACATGGAAGCCAAGCCAGGGGCTACCACGCTGATTTGGGAACACATTGAAGACAAGCCGGGCGTCCGCTGTCCGAATCCCCGGCTGGTAGTTTCTCGAGACTATATTCCAGGAGTGGTGAAAGAAGCAGTAACCGTCGATATTCGGAGCTTCGGCATTCGATGTCCACCCTGCACCCGCGAGAAACCCACATACGGCATCGTCGGCATGTTTCACGTGCTGCCCCCGGCGCTGGCTTGGTTGTGGCGATTGGTGGCCCCGCGCGGTCACGGCAATCCGTCGATCGTCTCGCAGGAAGGGATGCAGTCGGAAGGGGTCGGCTCGTATTGGCCCTTTGCCACGGGACGTCGCGTCGATCAAGCGAACATCCTGTTGCACCAGATCGTGGATACATCTTCCACACTGTTCGCGCTGATTCCTAATCAGCACATCGGCTCGTGGAAGGTTGGTTTTGCACCTCAATGGATTGCCCGCGAGTGCCTTGCCCGCGCTCGCGCGAAGCGAACCACGATTCCGAAGGATAATTTGATTGCCTCGCGTTGTCCCCTGTTGGGACACCATCCTCGCAGCCTGGAATTAGAGGGGCAAATGATGGCCCCCCAGTTTTTCGACGTGTCTGTTCAGCCCGAGGTCGGGGTGGAGGCCTACGATATTGGCGCTCAGCAGCTTACCCAGTTCTTCCACGAACAACTCGCACAATTCCGCAATCCCGAGCTTGATCCGTTGGGGCATCAAATGATTACCGCGTGCTTAGACGGGGCTTCGATTGAGCAGTACGAAGCACTGACCAAGCCGGCTTAA